GGTCGTTTCCATCTTTTTCCAAAGCTTAGATCAAGCCTAGCTTGACCCAGCGTTTTCCAGGGTCCATGTATAGCAATCAAAAAGGATGAAAATTGAACACTCTATGGGCAATTGACCACACCAAACCTATAAGCCGACGCCTGTCTTAACAGGACCAACTCTGGAGCGGTCGGAGGGGTCGGTGGCCATCGGGACCGAGAAGTTTAGTTTGTTTTACGTGGGCAGAGATACGGTTGACCGTTCAAGGGGGGGAAGCGGCAGGGGGTTAAGGGTGGAGCCTCAGATGGCCAACCAGCCGCGGGGATGGACTGAGTACAGGGGTCGCCGTTGGAGTCCGTGCCGGTGCAAAATTTCGTTGGCGGCTAAAAACCCGCTGCTGACAGCCCGTTCCATCAGGGCGCAGGGAAAGGGCATTTTTACCCAATCGCCGGCCAAAAACAGGTTGGGAACCGCCGTGGCGCTCGTCGGTCGGTCGGCATAGCTACCGGGGGGAAAACCGGAGAAGTTCTTTTGATTCACCAGTTCCCGATGCAGAATCTTGGCCCCCCGCAGCGCCGGCACGATTTCGTACAGTTCCTGTTCAAAGGTGGTAAGCAGGGCCTCTTGGGTGGGGAAGTCCTTTTCCTTGTAGCAGTAGGCATGCAGTTCTACCACGCTGCCGCCGGTTGCCTGTGCCCAAGCTTGGTAATCCTCTTGAATCCGGTGATACAGGGTAATGCTGTCCGTCAGGCGATACCCGGAAAGGGAGGTGAAATAGCTGTAGGGCCAGGGAAAATCTCGGTCCAGCCAAAAACGGGCCACTGCAAACGGGTCGGCAACCGCCAATTTCTCGATCTGGCGCACCACCTCCGGGTGGGGAGCGTCCCCTTGGCTCAACCGGATGATTTGCTTGGCCCCCGGCACATCCGTCGCCAAAACGTAGTAATCGGCGGTCAACCATTCCTCGCCCGAGCCCGTGGGGGTTTGGACCACCAGTTGGACCTGTTGCGGAGTCTGGGCCATGACACGGAACCTGCTTAAGTTGCGGGTGGCCGGACCTTTGATGACTTCTCCTTGGGCGGTAAATTCCGCTCCGTGGCAAGGACAGCGATAGCGCCCGTCGGGTTGTAACTGCACCGTACAGCCCTGATGGGGACAGGTCAACCCCAGCGCCTCCTGCCCCTGCACCCGATACACCGCATCCCCCGCCCCGTAAAACCCCGCCGGCAGAACCGGGTTAGCCTCGACCCAAAAGGGCACACCCAAGCCCGTCTCACCGCTGGTGATGC
This genomic window from Gloeomargarita sp. SRBZ-1_bins_9 contains:
- a CDS encoding FAD-dependent oxidoreductase, with amino-acid sequence MHPSPAAHHPLLSRRQLLKFFGIGGLGTLVGYSRLVKPQPTVWQPDPVTLPLRLTNPLRVVVIGGGLAGLACAYELSRRGFVVTLLEKAPHLGGKIAGWPVEVNGVTLQMEHGFHGFFPQYYNLNQLVREVGCEDNFVFLHSYAVAYKNGYAVEVFRPSRSAFPWNIVDLALASPNRWRWGLNLTSPAHWAVFREITGFDPVESYQRLDHLSVLEWVGDDFPRGLFDLYFLPFAKSSLNAPDVLSAGELMQFFHFYFFGNPEGLAFRGTRQDMRRSLVEPIADCIRGNGGTIRTGVTVTGLRWQEGKVAGVGITSGETGLGVPFWVEANPVLPAGFYGAGDAVYRVQGQEALGLTCPHQGCTVQLQPDGRYRCPCHGAEFTAQGEVIKGPATRNLSRFRVMAQTPQQVQLVVQTPTGSGEEWLTADYYVLATDVPGAKQIIRLSQGDAPHPEVVRQIEKLAVADPFAVARFWLDRDFPWPYSYFTSLSGYRLTDSITLYHRIQEDYQAWAQATGGSVVELHAYCYKEKDFPTQEALLTTFEQELYEIVPALRGAKILHRELVNQKNFSGFPPGSYADRPTSATAVPNLFLAGDWVKMPFPCALMERAVSSGFLAANEILHRHGLQRRPLYSVHPRGWLAI